The Terriglobales bacterium DNA segment CGGCGCGCACCTCCTGATCACTTACCAGAATGAGCGCCTGAAGCAGGAAGCTGACGATCTGATCCAGTCTCTTCCTGGCGCTGAAGGGTACCAGTGCGATGTGTCCCGGGATGAGGAGATCAGCCACCTTTTTACGCAGGTGCGCGAGCGCCATGGCAAACTACACACGCTGGTGCACTCCATTGCATTCGCGCCTGCCGACGAACTCAAGGGCGAATTCCTCAACACTTCGCGGGAGGGATTTCGTATTGCCTTGGATGTGAGTGTGTATTCCCTGGTGGCACTCGCCCGCGCCGCGGCGCCGCTGATGACCGAAGGCGGCAGCATTCTTACTATGACTTACTATGGCGCAGAAAAAGTCGTGCCCAACTACAACGTCATGGCGGTCGCCAAAGCGGCCCTGGAGTGCTCTGTCCGTTACCTCGCGTTTGACCTGGGGAAACACAATATCCGCGTGAACGCCATATCCGCCGGCCCAATCAAAACTCTGGCAGCGCGTGGCATCTCAGGCCTGAGCGACATGCTCAAAGGTCACGCCGAACGCGCTCCCCTGAAGCGCAACGTTGACGTGAACGAAGTGGGAAAGACCGGCTTGTTCCTGGCTTCTGACCTGAGCAGCGGCATCACCGGTGAAGTGATTTTCGTCGATTGCGGCTACAACATCATGGGGTTCTAGCCCATCTCTGCCGGACGAGGCCCAATGGCCCTTGTCCGGTGGACCTAGCGTTCCCTGATTAGCCACCCCGGCCGAGGGGCTACCTGTGCTAGGCTTCCGCTCATCGGAGGATTCATGCCCACTGTTACCCGCCCCCACGCACCCGGTTATGGGATAGTCGGCCCTAAGGAGGGCAAGCTACTCCCTTGGACATGGGCTGCGGAACGCCTCTCCAATGCCCGTAATTACTTCATTTCCACCGTGCGCCCGGATGGCTCCCCTCACGTCATGATCGTCTGGGGCCTCTGGATGGACGACGCTTTCTATTTCAGCACCGGGCGCAAGAGCCGCAAAGGACGCAACCTTGCAGACAATCCGCGATGCGTAGTGTGTCCCGAGGACGGCAAGGAAGCCGTGATCATGGAAGGCTCCGCAGAAGAAGTCAGCGATGAAGAAGCGCGGACGGAATTCATTGAGGCTTACTACGCCAAATACCAGTGGGACATTCCCAAGAATGAGCCGATATTCGCCGTGCATCCACAGGTAGTCTTCGGTCTCATCGAGAAGGAGTTCACCACCAGCGCCACACGCTGGACCTTCGAGAAGCAGCAAGCAGCAGTTGGCCGCTAGTCGGTTGACGGTGGAACTGGGCTCCAGCGCGTCCTGTGGCCCACTCAAGCCCGCTTTTGGCTTGAGTGGGATTAGCAGGCTCCCCCTTCTTGTCGCGTGCCCTGGTTCGCGGCGTGCGGCTCATCGCCATCAGGCTCGCACGACCCTGACTCCACGTGTATGATTCTCCTCCTCGGCCATGAGCGACACCGCAGTCCTGCTTCTCAGCTGTCCTGGAGTTTTGGCACGAAAAGGTGTAGTCGCGGCCATCTCCAACTTCATCATTGCGCACAACGGAAGCATCCTCCACTCCGATGATCATCAGGACCAGCCAAGCGATCTCTTTCTCTCGCGGCTGGAGTGGGACCTTACCGGCTTTAGTCTTTCGCTGGATGACTTCCAGCAACATTTCCAGCCAGTCGCAGACCGCTTTCAGATTCAATACCGCCTGGCATTAGGCTCCAAGCGTCCGCGAGTCGGCATTCTCGTTTCCAGCTACGATCACTGCCTTTCCGACCTGCTGTATCGGCACCACACCGGGGAGTTGGCCTGCGATATTCCGTTGATCATCGCCAACCACGAGAAAGCCAAACGCCTGGCCGATTTCCATTCCATACCGTTTCACTATGTGGCCACACCGAAGGATGCACCCCGCAGCGAATCAGAAAACCGAATCTTGGCCCTGCTCGATGCGCATCAGGTGGACTTGGTCGTGCTCGCGCGTTACATGCAGATTCTCACGTCCAGCATCGTGGAAAAGTATCCCTGGAGGATCATTAATATTCATCATTCCTTCCTGCCGGCATTCGTCGGCGCCAAGCCTTATCACCAGGCCTTTGATCGCGGCGTCAAGCTGATTGGCGCCACCAGCCATTACGTTACTGCCGGCCTCGACGAAGGCCCAATCATCGAGCAGGATGTAGCCCGCGTCTCGCACCGCGACCGGGTGGAGGACTTGATCCAGAAAGGCCGTGATCTCGAGAAACTCGTATTGTCGCGGGCAGTGCGCTGGCACATCGAAAATCGTATTTTGTTGTATGCGAATAAGACCGTGGTGTTTTTGTAGAAGAATGGCCACGAATTACACGGATTCACCCGAAATTGAGAAACCCCGAATTACTGAATCAGAACCTGGGCGACAGCGCGCAAGCTGATAGCTTTCTTGCGCAGGGGAGCCAGGAAGAACTGGGTTTGGAGGCTTACCTGATCCGATCCGTGTGATCCGTGCAATCCGTGGCTGCAGTTGTAAGGGTAATCTTGCGGTCATCTGCTCCGGTGCGCTCGAGCCTGATCTCGATATCTCGCTCGCGCAGAAAACGCGGAAACTTCTCTCCCCATTCGATCAAAACAACATTGCGGTTCTCGCCGATGAGGTCGTCCAGCCCCAGCGTTTCCAATTCGCGCGGTGTGTCGATGCGGTAGAGATCGACATGAAATACGCTTACATCCGGCCCTCGGTATTCGTGGATTAGCGTGAACGTAGGGCTGGTGACGTTATCCTGCGAAGCGGCATCGAGTCCTTCTGCAATACCCTTTACTAATGTCGTCTTGCCAGCTCCCAAATCGCCACGCAATAGAACGAGGCAGGGCGGCTTGAGCTCGCGAGCGATTTGGCGTCCAAGCTCGATGGTCTCATCCGCGGATTGAGTAGCGAATTCTTCTGTCACGCTTTGAGAATATCGCGGCAAGGCCGGCAAACTCATCCGTGAAAGCTGAACCTTTCCTCCCTGGCGTCCTCCCTGGCCTGTTCGAATGCCTGAGGCAGGCCGGCGAGAATGTCGCTGGCAATCAGCGAGTGTTCTCCCAAACGTTCGCGCGCAAAATCCCCGCCCAGACCATGCAGGTACACTGCGGCCAGCACCGCCATAAGCTTGGCGTCTGGCTGATCTACGGATTTCGCCTGCGCCACGAAGCCTGCGATCATGCCCGTAAGAATATCGCCGCTCCCTCCTGAAGCCATCCCCGGATTGCCTGTCACGTTCGCCCACACATTGCCATCCTCGAATGCGACCAGCGTTCGATGCCCTTTGAGCACAAGCACGCAATGGTGCTCGCAGGCGAACTTCCGCGCGACACCGATACGATCCTGCTGAATTTCCGAAATGGATAATCCAGTCAGTCGCGACATCTCGCCCGGGTGGGGAGTCAACACCAGCAGCCGCGAGCGGCCACTCAGCTTATGGGCAAATTTCTCAAAAGCGTTCAGGCCATCTGCATCGACAACGATCGAGGTCGGATATTTATCCACCACGGCGCGCACGAACTGCACGGTGTCGGGATTGCGGGAGATGCCCGGGCCAAGGGCGATGACGTCTTTGCCGCCGGCAATCCCGTCGAGACGACCGTAATCGAGGGCCGCCAGCGAGATCGTTCCCGCATCAGTCTCCGCCAGCGGCTCGCTCATGAGTTCGGGATGGAAGCCCGCCACTGTCGGCAGCACCGATTTCGCAGTCGCCACAGTTGAAAGGCCTGCACCGCTACGCAAAGCGGAAATTCCAGCCATGGCAGCCGCGCCCGCCTTGCCCACCGATCCGCCAATTACCAGCGCGTGTCCGTAATTTCCTTTCTGACCTTCCGCCGGCCGCAACGCCACGAAATCCGCAAAATCCGCAGGCCTGATCACGTGCAGGCGCAGATCAGACGCGATCGCCTCTGCCGGCGAGCCGATTGGGGCCACCATCGTCTCCCCGCGGGTTAGCTCCGCGAAAACATGAGCAGGGCGCGGTGCAGTGAACGTCACGATGCCATCGGCGCGGGCGCGCAGCGCGTTGGAGTCACGCAACGTGAATGCATCGGCATCGGCGCCGGAGGGGATGTCCACTGCCAGGACCGGCCTGCCGGAAGCGTTCATTGCGGCGATCGCCTCGGCATAGAGACCCGTAACCGGCGGGCGGAACCCCGTGCCCAGGATCGCATCGATGATCAGATCTCCCTGAAACACCTGCTGCGCCGCGGAGGTGCGCAGCCCGGCGGAGTCGCGCGCCACGACCGGTTGCAATTTCATTCGCCCGAACATCTCGGCGGCATCGCCCTTCAGTTCCTCTGGATCGGCCAGCAGCAACACCTCGACCTGGCGAAAGGCTTCGCTCAGCTTGCGTGCAGCCACGAATCCGTCACCACCGTTGTTGCCTTTGCCGCAGACGATGCCAACCCGCCGCGCGCCACCGAAATGGGACGTGGCGAAATCGGCAA contains these protein-coding regions:
- a CDS encoding enoyl-ACP reductase, which encodes MSASLAGRAAIVFGVANKRSIAWSIAQQLHEAGAHLLITYQNERLKQEADDLIQSLPGAEGYQCDVSRDEEISHLFTQVRERHGKLHTLVHSIAFAPADELKGEFLNTSREGFRIALDVSVYSLVALARAAAPLMTEGGSILTMTYYGAEKVVPNYNVMAVAKAALECSVRYLAFDLGKHNIRVNAISAGPIKTLAARGISGLSDMLKGHAERAPLKRNVDVNEVGKTGLFLASDLSSGITGEVIFVDCGYNIMGF
- a CDS encoding NAD(P)H-hydrate dehydratase, which encodes MKITTAEEMREIDRDTSERFGVPSLTLMENAGTAVADFATSHFGGARRVGIVCGKGNNGGDGFVAARKLSEAFRQVEVLLLADPEELKGDAAEMFGRMKLQPVVARDSAGLRTSAAQQVFQGDLIIDAILGTGFRPPVTGLYAEAIAAMNASGRPVLAVDIPSGADADAFTLRDSNALRARADGIVTFTAPRPAHVFAELTRGETMVAPIGSPAEAIASDLRLHVIRPADFADFVALRPAEGQKGNYGHALVIGGSVGKAGAAAMAGISALRSGAGLSTVATAKSVLPTVAGFHPELMSEPLAETDAGTISLAALDYGRLDGIAGGKDVIALGPGISRNPDTVQFVRAVVDKYPTSIVVDADGLNAFEKFAHKLSGRSRLLVLTPHPGEMSRLTGLSISEIQQDRIGVARKFACEHHCVLVLKGHRTLVAFEDGNVWANVTGNPGMASGGSGDILTGMIAGFVAQAKSVDQPDAKLMAVLAAVYLHGLGGDFARERLGEHSLIASDILAGLPQAFEQAREDAREERFSFHG
- the purU gene encoding formyltetrahydrofolate deformylase, encoding MSDTAVLLLSCPGVLARKGVVAAISNFIIAHNGSILHSDDHQDQPSDLFLSRLEWDLTGFSLSLDDFQQHFQPVADRFQIQYRLALGSKRPRVGILVSSYDHCLSDLLYRHHTGELACDIPLIIANHEKAKRLADFHSIPFHYVATPKDAPRSESENRILALLDAHQVDLVVLARYMQILTSSIVEKYPWRIINIHHSFLPAFVGAKPYHQAFDRGVKLIGATSHYVTAGLDEGPIIEQDVARVSHRDRVEDLIQKGRDLEKLVLSRAVRWHIENRILLYANKTVVFL
- a CDS encoding pyridoxamine 5'-phosphate oxidase family protein; its protein translation is MPTVTRPHAPGYGIVGPKEGKLLPWTWAAERLSNARNYFISTVRPDGSPHVMIVWGLWMDDAFYFSTGRKSRKGRNLADNPRCVVCPEDGKEAVIMEGSAEEVSDEEARTEFIEAYYAKYQWDIPKNEPIFAVHPQVVFGLIEKEFTTSATRWTFEKQQAAVGR
- the tsaE gene encoding tRNA (adenosine(37)-N6)-threonylcarbamoyltransferase complex ATPase subunit type 1 TsaE → MPRYSQSVTEEFATQSADETIELGRQIARELKPPCLVLLRGDLGAGKTTLVKGIAEGLDAASQDNVTSPTFTLIHEYRGPDVSVFHVDLYRIDTPRELETLGLDDLIGENRNVVLIEWGEKFPRFLRERDIEIRLERTGADDRKITLTTAATDCTDHTDRIR